The nucleotide sequence TCTGGGCGACCCTCGAAGACCCGGCCGCCGCGGTCGACGAGGCGATCCGCGCCCAGTACGCGACGCTGTTCGCGGCGATGACCGCGCCGACGTACGCCACGCCCGGCAATGTCGACACCCCGGCGCTCTGGCCGGAGTTCGCCGGCGAGGGCGTTCAGGTGCTCGACGGCGAGGTGGCCGAGATCGGCGGCCTGCGGTTCGGCTTCGTCGGCGGCGCGCTGCTGCCCGACGGCGTCGTCCCGCGGCCCCGCAAGGGCGCCGCCTGGCGCCCCTACCTGCGGGATCGCGCGGACTACGACCGGAGCGTGGCCGCCCTCGAGCAGGTCGACGTCCTGTGCACGCACGCCCCGCCCGCGCTGCCGGAGCTGACCTACGACGTCGTCGCGCGCCGCAGCGAGATCGGCTCGACGGCGCTGCTGGCGCTGATCCGGGCCCAGCGGCCGCGCTGGTCGGTGTTCGGGCACGTGCACCAGCCCCTGGCGGCGCGCGCCCGGGTCGGCCTGACCGAGTGCCGTAACGTGGGTCACTTCAAGGAGACCGGGCAGCCCTACGTGCTGCGCTGGTGACCAACCGCGGCGGCTACGCTTCGACCCATGGCCGAGCAGTCCACACAGTCCATCGAGGTCGACGCCGAGCCCAGCCGGGTGATGGCCGTGATCGCCGACTTCCCCGCGTACCCGGAATGGGCCAAGGCCGTCCGGCAGACCGAGGTCCTCGACACCGACGCCGAGGGCCGGGCCAAGCAGGTCAAGCTGACCTTGGACGCGGGTCCGATCAAGGACGTCTACACCCTCGAATACGACTGGGACGAAGACGGCCTGGGCGTCAGCTGGCACCTGGTCAAGGGCCAGATGCAGAAGGCGCAGAACGGCCGCTACGCGCTGGCCGACCTCGGCGGCCGCACGCGGGTCACCTACACGCTGTCGGTCGAGCTGGCGCTGCCGATGATCGGCCTGCTGCGCCGCAAGGCCGAGAAGATGGTCATGGACACCGCGCTGAAGGAGCTCAAGAAGCGGGCCGAGGGCTAGCGTGCGGATCCTGCTGTGCACCGGCAAGGGGGGTGTCGGGAAGACCACGCTGGCCGCGGCCACCGGCGCCGCCCTCGCCGCCCTCGGCAGGAAGACCCTCGTCGTGTCCACGGACCCGGCGCACTCGCTCGGTGACGCCTTCGGGCATCCGCTCGGGGCCGAACCGTCCGAAGTGGACACCCTTCTTTCGGGCGTGCAGGTCGACTCGCGCACCCTGGTGGACGCGACCTGGGAGCGGCTGCGCGGCGAGCTGCGGACGGTGCTGGCCGGTGCGGGCCTGGACACCCTCGACGCCGAAGAGCTCACCGTGCTGCCCGGCGTCGACGAGCTGCTCGCCCTCACCGAGGTCCGCCGGCTGGCCGGGGACGGGCCGTGGGAGACCGTCGTCGTCGACTGCGGGCCGACGGCCGAAACGCTGCGGCTGCTCGCCCTGCCCGAGGCCGTCTCCGGCTACCTGACCCGCGTGTTCGGGCCGCGCGGCCGCGTGACGGATTCGGTGCGCCGCCTCGGCACCCACCTCGACGGCCTGCGCGCGCTGCTCACCGACCCGTCGGTGACGACGGTCCGGCTGGTCCTGACGCCGGAGCGGGTGGTCGTGGCCGAGGCGCGGCGCACGCTCAGCTCCCTGGCCCTGCGCGGCATCGCCGTCGACGGCGTGATCGCGAACCGGCTGATGCCCGCGCCCGGCCTCTGGCGCGGCGGCGCCGCCTCCTGGCTGCGCACGCGGCGGACGCAGCAGGACGCCGTGCTCGCCGAACTCGCCGCGGCCGGGATCGCGCCGGTCGCCCGGGTCGAGCACCGCGCCGTCGAGCCGGTCGGGCTGCCCGCGCTGCTGGAGATCGCCGCCGAGCTCTACCGCGGCGAAGACCCCCTCGCGGGCAACGGCGCTCCCGTCACCCCGCTGCTGCGGGTGCGGCCGGCCGCGGCCGGGTACACCCTGCGCGTCGCGATCCCGCTCGCGCGGGACGCCGAGGTCGACCTCGCCCGCGTCGACGACGACCTGGCGATCACCGTGGACGGCTTCCGCAGGCTCATCGCCTTGCCGGAGCCGCTGCGGCCGTGCCGGATCACCGGCGCGGAATCCGACGCCGACGGCCTGGTCGTGCACCTGGCCGGGAACCGGGGACGCGG is from Amycolatopsis mediterranei and encodes:
- a CDS encoding metallophosphoesterase family protein; translated protein: MRVHVVSDVHGNADALKRAGDGADALVVLGDLVDFVDYHDYEKGIMGALFGAEKVGEFARLRREGTRDETVAFSRTLWATLEDPAAAVDEAIRAQYATLFAAMTAPTYATPGNVDTPALWPEFAGEGVQVLDGEVAEIGGLRFGFVGGALLPDGVVPRPRKGAAWRPYLRDRADYDRSVAALEQVDVLCTHAPPALPELTYDVVARRSEIGSTALLALIRAQRPRWSVFGHVHQPLAARARVGLTECRNVGHFKETGQPYVLRW
- a CDS encoding SRPBCC family protein, yielding MAEQSTQSIEVDAEPSRVMAVIADFPAYPEWAKAVRQTEVLDTDAEGRAKQVKLTLDAGPIKDVYTLEYDWDEDGLGVSWHLVKGQMQKAQNGRYALADLGGRTRVTYTLSVELALPMIGLLRRKAEKMVMDTALKELKKRAEG
- a CDS encoding ArsA family ATPase, with product MRILLCTGKGGVGKTTLAAATGAALAALGRKTLVVSTDPAHSLGDAFGHPLGAEPSEVDTLLSGVQVDSRTLVDATWERLRGELRTVLAGAGLDTLDAEELTVLPGVDELLALTEVRRLAGDGPWETVVVDCGPTAETLRLLALPEAVSGYLTRVFGPRGRVTDSVRRLGTHLDGLRALLTDPSVTTVRLVLTPERVVVAEARRTLSSLALRGIAVDGVIANRLMPAPGLWRGGAASWLRTRRTQQDAVLAELAAAGIAPVARVEHRAVEPVGLPALLEIAAELYRGEDPLAGNGAPVTPLLRVRPAAAGYTLRVAIPLARDAEVDLARVDDDLAITVDGFRRLIALPEPLRPCRITGAESDADGLVVHLAGNRGRG